From Kiritimatiellales bacterium, a single genomic window includes:
- the rpsB gene encoding 30S ribosomal protein S2: MSEKTVTIQDLLNAGLHFGHQTKRWNPKMKRFIHGVKSGIYIIDLQKTLVHLKMAQEFLNDTVMGGRKILFVGTKKQARTVFQEAAEQANQPYVVYRWLGGMLTNNQTVRQSVKRMEELQELFADEQKLKAYPKKELSTLRRELNKLERNLTGVKHMTSLPGALLVVDICREKLAIAEAQRLGIPVVALVDTNADPDLVDYPIPGNDDSIRSLTLIAEVLGGTIAEANDTFTKQKAAEDKRRKEQEEADRKVAEAARAERKAKEEEERKKRAKVLEKLKKEKDKAKAEKAKKEPQVEKAPKAEKTEVKKEAAAPAPAEEAPTAEEAPVATEAAAAEETPAVE, translated from the coding sequence ATGTCAGAAAAGACAGTGACGATTCAGGACCTGCTGAATGCAGGGCTGCACTTCGGTCATCAGACCAAACGCTGGAATCCTAAAATGAAACGCTTCATTCATGGCGTCAAAAGCGGGATTTATATTATCGACCTCCAGAAAACCCTGGTGCACCTGAAAATGGCGCAGGAGTTCCTGAACGATACCGTGATGGGTGGACGTAAAATCCTGTTCGTCGGTACGAAAAAACAGGCGCGCACGGTGTTTCAGGAAGCGGCTGAACAAGCCAATCAGCCGTACGTGGTTTACCGCTGGCTCGGCGGAATGCTCACCAACAATCAGACGGTGCGCCAGAGCGTAAAACGTATGGAAGAGCTTCAGGAGCTGTTCGCAGACGAACAAAAACTGAAAGCCTATCCAAAAAAGGAGCTTTCTACCCTGCGCCGTGAACTGAATAAACTTGAACGCAACCTCACCGGTGTAAAACATATGACATCGCTGCCGGGTGCGCTGCTCGTGGTTGACATCTGCCGTGAAAAGCTGGCGATTGCGGAAGCTCAGCGCCTTGGAATTCCAGTGGTGGCACTGGTTGACACCAACGCTGATCCGGATTTAGTTGACTATCCGATCCCGGGCAACGACGACTCCATCCGTTCGCTCACGCTGATCGCCGAAGTTCTCGGCGGTACGATTGCCGAAGCGAACGATACGTTCACCAAACAGAAAGCGGCCGAAGACAAACGCCGTAAAGAGCAGGAGGAAGCGGATCGTAAGGTCGCCGAAGCCGCCCGCGCCGAGCGCAAGGCTAAAGAAGAAGAAGAGAGGAAAAAACGCGCTAAAGTGCTCGAAAAACTGAAAAAAGAAAAAGATAAAGCCAAAGCCGAGAAAGCAAAAAAAGAGCCGCAAGTTGAAAAAGCACCGAAAGCCGAAAAAACTGAAGTGAAAAAAGAAGCGGCGGCTCCTGCTCCGGCAGAGGAAGCACCGACAGCCGAAGAAGCGCCGGTAGCCACAGAAGCAGCGGCGGCGGAAGAAACTCCGGCAGTAGAATAA
- the mutM gene encoding bifunctional DNA-formamidopyrimidine glycosylase/DNA-(apurinic or apyrimidinic site) lyase, giving the protein MPELPEVETIRRQLCAAGIEGRKITGVEINWYRLCEPVAPPEFSKRLLHRTIKKLDRHGKWLIFQLTGKENLLVHLRMTGGFYLSTGRLKKGQHDRAVLKLSGGLNLHFRDPRKFGRWKLAAGAPEKLGPDALTVTKKEFFEQFTKKNKALKALLLDQEFIAGVGNIYADEALFEAKLHPLRKSGTLTPTEREQLYRAVVKVIRAGVKNKGTSLGDGQGNFTDLNGESGGYRVKVKAYGRAGEPCESCGIPLEKITVAQRTTVFCPGCQK; this is encoded by the coding sequence ATGCCTGAACTGCCTGAAGTTGAAACCATCCGGCGGCAGCTCTGCGCCGCCGGAATTGAAGGGCGTAAAATCACCGGCGTTGAAATCAACTGGTACCGCCTGTGTGAACCGGTTGCACCGCCGGAATTTTCTAAACGCCTTTTGCACCGCACCATTAAAAAACTCGACCGGCACGGCAAATGGTTAATCTTTCAGCTCACCGGTAAAGAAAACCTGCTCGTTCACCTGCGCATGACCGGCGGATTTTATCTCTCCACCGGCAGGCTGAAAAAAGGTCAGCACGACCGCGCCGTTTTAAAACTTTCCGGTGGACTCAATCTGCACTTCCGCGATCCGCGTAAATTCGGACGGTGGAAACTTGCCGCCGGCGCTCCGGAAAAACTTGGACCTGATGCGCTCACCGTCACCAAAAAAGAGTTTTTTGAGCAGTTCACTAAAAAGAATAAAGCGCTCAAAGCATTATTGCTCGATCAGGAATTCATCGCCGGCGTCGGCAATATTTATGCCGACGAAGCACTGTTCGAAGCCAAGCTGCATCCGTTGCGCAAATCCGGAACATTAACGCCAACAGAGCGTGAGCAGCTTTACCGCGCGGTTGTAAAAGTCATTCGCGCCGGTGTAAAAAATAAAGGCACTTCGCTCGGTGACGGTCAGGGCAACTTTACGGATCTCAACGGCGAGTCCGGCGGCTATCGGGTCAAAGTCAAAGCCTACGGCCGCGCCGGTGAACCGTGTGAAAGTTGCGGCATACCGCTCGAAAAAATCACCGTCGCTCAGCGCACCACCGTCTTTTGTCCGGGGTGTCAGAAATAA
- the tsf gene encoding translation elongation factor Ts: MSVEISAKLVKELRDATNVSMMECKRALQEAGGDKEQAFKLLRERGMAVAAKKADRVAKDGKINAKVAPDGKSGVMIEVNCETDFVTRTDNFQAFVGELTEKAMCSAADNPAEEFKADITAKIAEIGENIILRKSVKYVVDGTGAVSSYIHLGGKVGVLVEFAFEKAETFHDDKFKELAMDICLHVAAANPLALNRDGIPAQIVDDEKALFAKQVEGKPANIVEGILAGKLNKFYATHTLLEQAFVKDDKISVTQLLAAKGKEIGDNITVTRYTRWALGEA, translated from the coding sequence ATGTCAGTAGAAATCAGCGCAAAACTCGTCAAAGAACTGCGCGACGCAACCAATGTCAGCATGATGGAGTGCAAACGCGCCCTGCAGGAAGCCGGCGGAGATAAAGAACAGGCATTCAAACTGCTCCGCGAACGCGGCATGGCTGTCGCGGCTAAAAAAGCTGATCGCGTAGCCAAAGATGGAAAAATTAATGCAAAAGTTGCGCCGGACGGAAAGAGCGGCGTGATGATCGAAGTGAACTGCGAGACCGATTTTGTAACGCGCACCGATAACTTCCAGGCATTCGTTGGCGAGCTCACCGAAAAAGCGATGTGCTCTGCTGCCGATAATCCGGCGGAAGAGTTTAAAGCGGATATCACTGCCAAGATCGCTGAAATCGGCGAAAATATTATTCTGCGCAAAAGTGTGAAATATGTCGTCGACGGCACCGGTGCAGTTTCCAGCTATATCCACCTCGGCGGGAAAGTCGGCGTGCTGGTTGAATTTGCATTCGAAAAAGCCGAAACATTCCATGACGACAAGTTTAAAGAACTCGCTATGGATATCTGCCTGCATGTTGCCGCTGCCAATCCGCTCGCACTGAACCGTGATGGTATTCCGGCACAGATCGTCGATGATGAAAAAGCACTGTTCGCCAAACAGGTGGAAGGCAAACCGGCAAATATTGTTGAAGGCATTCTCGCCGGCAAACTCAATAAGTTCTACGCAACCCACACGCTGCTGGAACAGGCCTTTGTGAAAGACGATAAAATCAGTGTTACGCAGCTGCTCGCAGCGAAAGGCAAAGAGATCGGCGATAACATCACGGTCACACGCTACACCCGCTGGGCGCTCGGCGAAGCGTAA
- the queD gene encoding 6-carboxytetrahydropterin synthase QueD: MANMEIYKTFRFDAAHRLTGVPETHKCSAIHGHGYEVDIFLCGPVNSETGFVMDFGDLSQACDPVFKQLDHSMLNDIDGLANPTSENMCIWLWNKLKPQLPLLSKIIIRETETSGCIYKGE, translated from the coding sequence ATGGCTAATATGGAAATTTATAAAACGTTCCGCTTTGATGCGGCACACCGGTTGACCGGCGTACCGGAAACGCACAAATGCTCCGCAATACACGGCCATGGTTATGAAGTGGATATTTTTTTGTGCGGACCAGTGAATTCAGAAACCGGGTTTGTGATGGATTTTGGTGATCTGTCTCAGGCGTGCGATCCGGTGTTTAAACAACTTGACCATTCCATGCTGAATGACATTGACGGCCTGGCAAATCCAACCAGCGAAAACATGTGCATCTGGCTGTGGAATAAACTTAAACCGCAACTGCCCCTGCTCTCAAAAATCATCATCCGCGAAACTGAAACATCGGGATGTATTTATAAGGGAGAATGA
- the glgB gene encoding 1,4-alpha-glucan branching protein GlgB — translation MEKRPALTDFDLFLYGQGTLYRAYEKFGAHLLEEDGKQGAYFSVWAPNAESVSVIGSFNNWEAWVHRMTRIKNSGIWEIFIPGVQEGDQYKFEIKGPNGFWAQKADPFAVYAELRPRTASIVYDLERYQWNDSEWEQRRAQTNWHQKPISVYEVHLGSWKRADGWRWLTYHELADQLIPYVKEMGYTHIELMPVAEHPFDGSWGYQAGSYFAPTSRFGTPDDFRFFIDRCHQENIGVILDWVPAHFPKDAHGLGYFDGTHLYEHADPRQGEHMDWGTLIFNYGRHEVSGFLLSNALFWALEYHIDGIRVDAVASMLYLDYSRSTGQWIPNKYGGRENLEAIEFLKHFNSIIHREVPGFLTFAEESTAFPKVSHPVTDGGLGFDFKWNMGWMNDTLKYFSKDPVYRKYHQGDLTFSMIYAFTENFILPFSHDEVVHGKASLLDKMPGDFWQKFANMRLLFAYMFAHPGKKLLFMGCEIGQWREWDAITSLDWNLLDYAPHRKLKDLVARLNHLYLSEPALYDIESSWEGFDWIDFHDAASSVISFQRKGRDSNESIVCILNLTPTPRNGYRIGLPQDGSWKIILNTDAMNYGGSDTGPAEGHTLDAHHLPWHGKGFSLQLDLPPLGALLLQAKKPEV, via the coding sequence ATGGAAAAACGACCGGCATTAACGGATTTTGATCTATTTCTTTACGGTCAAGGCACGCTGTATCGCGCATATGAAAAATTTGGCGCGCATCTGCTGGAAGAAGATGGAAAGCAGGGTGCGTATTTTTCGGTGTGGGCGCCGAATGCGGAATCTGTCAGCGTTATCGGTTCATTCAATAACTGGGAAGCATGGGTTCACCGGATGACGCGCATCAAAAATTCCGGTATCTGGGAGATTTTTATTCCCGGCGTGCAAGAGGGCGATCAATATAAATTTGAAATCAAAGGACCGAACGGATTCTGGGCACAAAAAGCTGATCCATTTGCAGTCTACGCCGAACTTCGTCCACGCACCGCGTCGATCGTTTACGACCTTGAGCGATATCAATGGAACGACAGCGAATGGGAACAGCGCCGGGCGCAAACGAATTGGCATCAAAAACCGATTAGTGTTTACGAAGTGCATCTCGGTTCATGGAAACGTGCCGACGGCTGGCGCTGGCTGACCTATCACGAACTCGCCGATCAGCTGATTCCATATGTTAAAGAAATGGGTTATACGCACATTGAACTGATGCCGGTAGCCGAACATCCGTTCGACGGTTCATGGGGTTATCAAGCCGGCAGTTATTTTGCGCCGACGTCGCGTTTCGGAACGCCGGACGATTTCCGGTTTTTTATCGATCGCTGTCATCAGGAGAATATCGGCGTTATTCTTGACTGGGTCCCGGCACACTTTCCGAAAGATGCACACGGACTCGGATATTTCGACGGCACGCACCTGTACGAACACGCCGATCCGCGTCAGGGCGAACACATGGACTGGGGCACATTGATTTTTAACTACGGCCGGCATGAAGTCAGCGGATTTCTGCTTTCAAATGCACTGTTCTGGGCGCTGGAATATCACATTGACGGTATTCGCGTTGACGCCGTTGCCAGCATGCTCTATCTCGACTATTCACGTTCTACAGGACAGTGGATTCCAAACAAATACGGTGGGCGCGAAAATCTGGAAGCCATTGAATTTCTCAAACACTTCAACAGCATTATTCACCGCGAAGTGCCGGGGTTTTTAACGTTCGCTGAAGAATCCACCGCGTTTCCAAAAGTTTCGCATCCGGTCACCGACGGCGGACTCGGCTTCGATTTTAAATGGAACATGGGCTGGATGAACGACACGCTGAAATATTTCAGCAAAGATCCGGTGTACCGCAAATATCATCAGGGCGATCTAACATTTTCGATGATTTATGCATTTACCGAAAATTTTATTCTGCCGTTTTCACACGACGAAGTGGTGCACGGGAAAGCCTCGCTGCTCGATAAAATGCCCGGCGACTTCTGGCAGAAATTTGCTAACATGCGCCTGCTGTTCGCCTATATGTTTGCACATCCCGGAAAAAAACTGCTCTTTATGGGCTGTGAAATCGGTCAGTGGCGCGAATGGGACGCTATCACCAGCCTTGACTGGAATCTGCTCGACTACGCACCGCACCGCAAACTCAAAGACCTCGTCGCCAGGCTGAATCATCTCTATTTGTCCGAACCGGCGCTGTACGATATTGAATCGTCGTGGGAAGGGTTTGACTGGATCGACTTCCACGATGCCGCCAGTTCTGTTATCTCATTCCAGCGTAAAGGCCGCGATTCAAACGAAAGCATTGTGTGCATTTTAAATTTAACGCCGACACCGCGCAACGGTTATCGCATCGGGCTTCCGCAGGACGGCAGCTGGAAAATAATTCTGAATACTGACGCAATGAATTATGGCGGCAGCGATACCGGTCCGGCAGAAGGGCATACGCTCGATGCGCACCATCTGCCGTGGCATGGTAAGGGATTTTCGCTTCAGCTCGATCTGCCGCCGCTCGGTGCGCTGCTGCTTCAGGCAAAAAAACCGGAAGTGTAA